In one window of Candidatus Lernaella stagnicola DNA:
- a CDS encoding tetratricopeptide repeat protein — MDPELRRLYLQDLKEIDAEIEKFGPTIDLLLEKAEILDFLGRQEEALVVLRQGLSQEPENAELWNNVGVVFKNMGRYEDAFEALMKSQRLSPNRSITVKNIGDVLFFMYRDDEARLWYERALKRDHNDPWALTGKGQILVNNNSYAKALETFDRALAIEPEYAWALGGRGMALLGLGRFEEAVEAFQEAIDLDPDWDHPHCGKAEALHRIGELKEAELEYRTALRLDELDPLKWQDLGNVLIDMGRYRDALRAFRRAANLDDELGRAHSGMAHALDMLGRGEEALAEYDRALAIDDSDPSIWNNRGVLLAENLNRVDEALISYDRALDLEPEYHLARFNRAQLLAKMGREDDAVTLLRGVVQVLQRDGLEAIPELRREDVEWMESYLAGRHG, encoded by the coding sequence ATGGACCCCGAACTTCGCCGCCTGTATTTGCAGGACCTGAAAGAAATCGACGCCGAGATCGAGAAATTCGGTCCGACGATCGATTTGCTTTTGGAGAAGGCTGAAATCCTCGACTTCCTCGGGCGGCAAGAAGAAGCGTTGGTCGTACTACGCCAGGGCTTGTCGCAAGAGCCGGAGAACGCCGAACTGTGGAACAATGTTGGCGTCGTCTTCAAAAACATGGGCCGTTACGAAGACGCCTTTGAAGCGTTAATGAAAAGTCAGCGTCTGAGCCCCAACCGTTCGATCACCGTCAAGAACATCGGCGACGTTCTCTTTTTCATGTACCGCGACGACGAAGCCCGCCTGTGGTACGAACGCGCCCTCAAGCGGGACCACAACGACCCCTGGGCGCTGACCGGCAAGGGGCAGATCCTCGTCAACAACAACAGTTACGCCAAGGCGCTGGAAACCTTCGACCGCGCGTTGGCCATCGAGCCCGAATACGCTTGGGCTCTGGGTGGTCGCGGGATGGCGTTGCTCGGTTTGGGGCGCTTTGAGGAAGCGGTGGAAGCCTTTCAGGAAGCCATCGACCTGGACCCCGATTGGGACCATCCGCACTGCGGCAAAGCCGAGGCGCTGCATCGCATCGGCGAGTTGAAAGAAGCGGAACTGGAATACCGCACGGCGCTCCGGTTGGACGAACTCGACCCCCTCAAGTGGCAGGATTTGGGCAACGTATTGATCGACATGGGTCGTTACCGCGACGCCCTGCGCGCCTTTCGCCGTGCCGCCAATCTTGACGACGAACTCGGCCGCGCCCACAGCGGCATGGCGCACGCGTTGGACATGCTCGGCCGCGGTGAAGAAGCGCTGGCCGAATATGACAGGGCGTTGGCCATCGACGACAGCGACCCGTCGATTTGGAACAATCGCGGCGTGTTGCTGGCCGAGAACCTGAACCGCGTCGACGAGGCGCTGATCAGTTATGATCGCGCGCTGGACCTTGAGCCCGAGTACCACCTGGCGCGTTTCAATCGTGCGCAACTGTTGGCGAAGATGGGCCGCGAAGACGATGCGGTTACGCTGCTGCGCGGTGTCGTCCAAGTCCTCCAACGCGACGGGTTGGAAGCCATCCCCGAGTTGCGTCGCGAAGATGTCGAATGGATGGAATCCTACTTGGCTGGTCGGCATGGGTGA
- a CDS encoding transketolase yields MNAASINIDPLVRTARQIRRDILVMTHAAGSGHPGGSLSAADFVTALYFHKLRHRPADPHWEGRDRVIFSKGHVAPVLYAALARSGYFPPEDLPTLRRLGSHLQGHPSMETPGVEVGSGSLGQGLSIAVGMALASRMDGRDTCCYVVCGDGEVQEGQIWEAMMAAGHFRLDHVLVFLDHNNLQIDGFVEEVMGLEPLADKLRAFRWAVHDIDGHDMSAIVEALAEFPRRDGRPTVIVGKTIKGKGVSFMENQAGWHGKAPNDDQLAQALAELADPEDAP; encoded by the coding sequence TTGAACGCCGCCAGTATCAATATCGACCCTCTTGTGCGCACCGCGCGGCAGATTCGGCGGGATATTCTCGTGATGACCCACGCGGCCGGTTCCGGCCATCCCGGCGGAAGTCTGTCGGCTGCCGATTTCGTCACCGCGCTGTACTTTCACAAATTGCGACACCGGCCCGCGGATCCGCATTGGGAGGGACGCGACCGCGTGATCTTTTCCAAGGGCCACGTGGCCCCGGTGCTGTATGCGGCGCTGGCGCGCAGCGGTTATTTTCCGCCGGAGGACCTGCCGACACTGCGCCGTCTTGGTTCGCATTTGCAGGGTCATCCCAGCATGGAGACGCCTGGCGTCGAGGTGGGCTCCGGCAGTTTGGGCCAGGGATTGTCGATCGCGGTGGGTATGGCGCTGGCATCGCGCATGGACGGCCGCGACACGTGCTGCTACGTCGTGTGTGGAGACGGCGAGGTGCAGGAAGGGCAAATCTGGGAAGCGATGATGGCCGCCGGGCATTTTCGGCTCGACCACGTGCTGGTATTCCTCGACCACAACAATTTGCAGATCGACGGCTTTGTCGAGGAAGTCATGGGGCTGGAACCGCTGGCGGACAAACTGCGCGCGTTTCGGTGGGCGGTTCACGATATTGACGGCCACGACATGAGCGCGATCGTCGAGGCGCTGGCCGAATTCCCGCGTCGCGACGGCCGGCCCACGGTGATTGTCGGCAAAACGATCAAGGGCAAGGGCGTCTCGTTCATGGAAAACCAGGCGGGATGGCACGGTAAGGCGCCCAATGACGATCAATTGGCCCAAGCGCTGGCGGAACTGGCCGATCCGGAGGACGCGCCATGA
- a CDS encoding alpha/beta hydrolase, with protein sequence MALLQIAAALGGVAAADVLLAKIFGRLYASDRKPDAVHYTQTEDGWTIGLSEYRVPAGVKAKRPVICCHGLAGNHHSYDLTARTSLARFLAAAGYPTFVLDLRGAGYSEKGGLAYQKPLKWRLSDHYSKDAPAAVQRVLELTGAKKVHWIGHSMGGMVAYAFLQGPLAAKIERVAILASPANFEFLRPADKFRFFLRAIPGLPSRTFTQSAAPLFEVWKWVQTVSGNIDMLPGHYALSGANCQDQTPSRLLYDFTEFIRVGSFVGDDGRDLLDGLKDVRTPMLFMCGEADQTAQYGSVEAAFDACGSPKKEFVLLGKSQGHKSEYGHMTILLGEHVYDEVFPRITSWLAST encoded by the coding sequence ATGGCCCTATTGCAGATCGCGGCCGCGCTGGGCGGCGTGGCGGCCGCAGACGTCTTGCTGGCAAAAATCTTCGGCCGGCTCTACGCCAGCGACCGCAAGCCCGACGCCGTTCATTACACCCAAACCGAAGATGGTTGGACCATCGGCTTGAGTGAATACCGCGTACCGGCCGGGGTGAAGGCGAAACGACCGGTCATTTGCTGCCACGGGCTGGCGGGCAACCACCACAGTTACGACTTGACGGCCCGTACGAGCCTCGCCCGCTTTCTAGCGGCGGCGGGTTACCCGACCTTCGTGTTGGATTTGCGCGGCGCGGGCTACTCGGAAAAAGGCGGCCTAGCCTACCAAAAGCCGCTGAAATGGCGTCTATCGGACCATTACTCGAAGGATGCGCCCGCCGCGGTGCAGCGAGTGCTGGAATTGACCGGCGCCAAAAAAGTGCACTGGATCGGCCACAGCATGGGCGGCATGGTCGCCTACGCTTTCCTGCAAGGGCCGCTGGCGGCGAAGATCGAGCGCGTCGCGATTCTGGCGAGCCCCGCGAATTTCGAGTTTTTGCGGCCGGCCGACAAATTCCGTTTCTTTTTGCGCGCCATACCCGGACTTCCTTCGCGGACCTTTACGCAAAGTGCGGCGCCGCTTTTTGAAGTGTGGAAGTGGGTGCAAACCGTCAGTGGCAACATTGACATGCTGCCGGGGCATTACGCATTGTCGGGCGCGAACTGCCAGGACCAAACGCCGAGCCGTCTGCTATACGACTTCACCGAATTCATACGCGTGGGCAGTTTCGTAGGTGACGACGGCCGTGATTTGCTCGACGGGCTCAAGGACGTACGGACTCCGATGCTGTTCATGTGCGGGGAAGCGGATCAGACGGCGCAATACGGTTCGGTGGAGGCCGCTTTCGACGCGTGCGGGTCGCCGAAAAAGGAATTTGTGCTGCTCGGTAAAAGCCAGGGGCATAAGAGCGAATACGGCCATATGACGATTTTGCTCGGCGAACACGTGTACGACGAAGTGTTCCCCCGCATCACCAGTTGGCTGGCTTCGACTTGA
- a CDS encoding NCS2 family permease, whose amino-acid sequence MLARFFEFEKHGTDLSTEIRAGVTTFLTMSYIIVVNPAILAAAQIPKGPATIATIIAAVVGTLIMGLYAKRPIAVAPYMGENAFIAFTVCSPALIGASWQTALGAIFIGGVVFVIITALRLRGWLAQAVPSNLKYSFVVGIGLFLTFIGLVNTGVVALPGVLDVLNIDGMPAETKVGILQNSFFGNIPPPPVRLGDLTSPHVLLSLVTLVSMVTLMIRKVRGAILYSILGVTLLSIILKVSGVDILGVNLPDRVFARWADIKGVSEIAFQLDILGALKISFIPVLLTVFLMDFVDTMGTLIGVSDRAGFLDEDGNLPEIEKPMMADAVATVVGSLVGTTTTGAYIESAAGIEEGGRTGFTSVVTALLFAAALLFTPVFTIVPACAYGPALIVVGILMLGAVKKIDFDDMTELFPAFMTIVLMIFTYNLGIGITAGFIFFPLTKVLAGRVEEINFGTWILFGISAVFYMLYGITFH is encoded by the coding sequence ATGCTGGCGCGCTTCTTTGAATTCGAGAAGCACGGGACGGATTTGTCTACCGAGATTCGTGCCGGGGTTACGACTTTCTTGACGATGTCCTACATCATCGTCGTCAACCCGGCGATATTGGCCGCCGCGCAAATCCCCAAGGGACCCGCCACCATCGCCACGATCATCGCCGCGGTCGTGGGGACGCTCATCATGGGCCTCTACGCCAAACGCCCCATCGCCGTCGCCCCTTATATGGGTGAGAACGCCTTTATTGCCTTTACGGTTTGCAGCCCGGCGTTGATTGGCGCTTCGTGGCAAACGGCTCTCGGCGCGATCTTCATCGGCGGCGTCGTGTTCGTCATTATCACGGCGCTCCGCCTGCGCGGCTGGTTGGCGCAAGCCGTACCGTCGAATTTGAAATACAGCTTCGTGGTGGGCATCGGCCTCTTTTTGACCTTTATCGGCTTAGTGAATACCGGCGTCGTCGCGCTGCCGGGCGTGCTGGACGTGCTCAACATCGACGGCATGCCGGCCGAAACGAAGGTCGGCATTTTGCAGAACTCATTTTTCGGAAACATCCCGCCGCCGCCGGTGCGCCTGGGCGATCTGACTTCGCCGCACGTTCTGCTGTCCCTGGTCACTTTGGTGTCCATGGTGACCTTGATGATCCGCAAGGTGCGCGGCGCGATTCTCTACAGCATCCTGGGAGTGACGCTGCTTTCGATCATTTTGAAAGTATCCGGCGTGGACATCCTCGGCGTGAATCTGCCCGATCGCGTCTTTGCGCGGTGGGCCGACATCAAGGGCGTCAGTGAAATCGCCTTTCAACTCGACATCCTCGGGGCGCTCAAGATCAGCTTTATCCCGGTGCTGCTGACGGTTTTCCTCATGGATTTCGTCGACACGATGGGCACGCTCATCGGCGTATCGGATCGAGCCGGTTTCCTCGACGAAGACGGCAACCTGCCGGAGATCGAAAAACCTATGATGGCCGACGCCGTGGCCACCGTCGTCGGCTCGCTCGTCGGTACGACGACAACCGGCGCGTACATCGAGTCGGCGGCCGGTATTGAGGAAGGCGGCCGCACAGGCTTTACCTCGGTCGTCACAGCGCTGCTGTTTGCCGCGGCGCTTTTGTTCACGCCGGTTTTCACCATCGTGCCCGCGTGCGCCTACGGTCCGGCGCTGATCGTCGTGGGTATCCTGATGCTGGGTGCGGTCAAGAAAATCGACTTCGATGACATGACCGAGCTGTTCCCGGCCTTCATGACGATCGTGCTGATGATCTTCACTTACAACCTGGGCATCGGCATCACGGCCGGGTTCATTTTCTTCCCGCTCACGAAGGTCTTGGCCGGGCGCGTTGAGGAAATCAACTTCGGCACGTGGATACTCTTCGGCATCAGCGCCGTGTTCTACATGCTGTACGGAATTACGTTCCACTAA
- a CDS encoding transketolase C-terminal domain-containing protein, with protein MKIYGEKPTRAGYGDALLKLGETNESVVVMDADLAKSTTTSWFAEKYPDRFFDAGIAEQNMLGMAAGLSLMDKIPFVSTYGVFVAGRAWDQIRTTICYSKLNVKIGGMHGGVSVGPDGATHQALEEIATMRVLPHMTVLSPCDYHEAVRATLAAADIVGPVYLRFGREAVPIITTADQPFEPGKAVVRREGKDVALIATGHMVYHALLAAELLAGEGVEALVLDVHTIKPLDEAAVIEAARLCECVVTCEEHQTTGGLGGAVAELLGQQRPTPMRLIGIRDRFGTSGQPEELFAEFNITFEDIAVAARQVREFAGK; from the coding sequence ATGAAAATATACGGCGAAAAACCCACGCGGGCCGGCTACGGGGACGCTCTTCTCAAGCTGGGCGAAACCAACGAATCCGTGGTGGTGATGGATGCGGATTTAGCCAAGTCGACGACCACTTCCTGGTTCGCCGAGAAGTACCCAGACCGATTCTTCGATGCCGGTATCGCCGAACAAAACATGTTGGGGATGGCCGCGGGCCTGAGTCTGATGGACAAAATCCCCTTCGTCTCGACCTACGGCGTGTTCGTGGCCGGACGCGCCTGGGATCAAATCCGCACGACGATTTGCTACTCGAAACTCAACGTAAAAATCGGCGGCATGCACGGCGGCGTGTCGGTCGGCCCGGACGGCGCCACGCACCAGGCCCTGGAAGAAATCGCCACGATGCGCGTCTTGCCGCACATGACCGTGCTCTCGCCGTGCGACTATCACGAAGCTGTCCGCGCCACCTTGGCCGCGGCAGACATCGTGGGGCCGGTCTACCTGCGCTTCGGACGCGAGGCGGTGCCGATCATCACGACCGCCGACCAACCCTTCGAACCCGGCAAAGCCGTTGTGCGGCGGGAAGGGAAGGACGTGGCGCTGATCGCCACCGGCCACATGGTTTATCACGCGCTGCTGGCGGCCGAGCTTTTGGCCGGGGAGGGCGTGGAGGCCCTGGTACTCGACGTGCATACGATCAAGCCGTTGGACGAGGCGGCCGTCATCGAAGCGGCCCGCTTGTGCGAATGCGTCGTAACCTGCGAGGAACACCAGACCACCGGCGGCCTGGGAGGCGCGGTAGCCGAGTTGTTGGGGCAACAGAGGCCGACGCCCATGCGGTTGATTGGGATTCGCGATCGCTTTGGAACTTCGGGGCAACCGGAGGAGTTATTCGCGGAGTTCAACATCACTTTTGAGGACATTGCGGTCGCCGCCCGGCAGGTGCGGGAGTTCGCCGGAAAATGA
- a CDS encoding polyprenyl synthetase family protein: protein MDIRTYLQEGAARVEARLAEITAGDAAPFSLVHNAMAYSLFAGGKRIRPILAMASCEACGGDVDVALTFGCALEMIHTYTLIHDDLPAMDNDEMRRGRPSNHVKYGEAQALLAGCGLLTWAYEVMANEGREGRVPADIAVRIIAETSRRIGWQGTMGGQSLDMIYTTQGTPPSLEELRLMEYAKTAELLNLAILHGALVANADEPALAALTVFGENIGLAFQVADDVLDVVADPEQFGKPIGSDKAQGKTTYVDHLGLDGARNYLKELLDTALLALADFDAKADALRALARFIVERAY from the coding sequence ATGGACATCCGCACATATTTGCAGGAAGGCGCGGCTCGCGTTGAGGCGCGGCTGGCGGAGATCACCGCCGGCGACGCCGCCCCTTTCAGCCTCGTTCATAACGCCATGGCCTATTCGCTTTTTGCCGGCGGCAAGCGCATTCGACCCATTTTGGCCATGGCTTCCTGCGAAGCGTGCGGCGGCGATGTGGATGTTGCGCTTACTTTCGGCTGCGCCCTGGAAATGATCCACACCTATACCTTGATCCACGACGATCTGCCGGCCATGGACAACGACGAAATGCGCCGCGGCCGACCCTCCAATCATGTCAAATACGGCGAAGCGCAGGCGCTGCTTGCCGGTTGTGGATTGCTCACCTGGGCGTACGAAGTGATGGCTAACGAGGGACGCGAGGGGCGGGTGCCGGCCGATATCGCCGTGCGCATCATCGCCGAAACGTCGCGCCGCATCGGCTGGCAGGGCACGATGGGCGGTCAAAGCCTGGACATGATTTACACGACCCAGGGTACGCCGCCTTCGTTGGAAGAATTGCGCCTGATGGAATACGCCAAAACTGCCGAGCTGTTGAACCTGGCGATTCTTCACGGCGCGCTGGTGGCCAATGCCGACGAACCGGCCCTCGCCGCGTTGACGGTGTTCGGCGAAAACATCGGCCTGGCTTTTCAAGTCGCCGACGACGTGCTCGACGTGGTGGCCGATCCCGAACAATTCGGCAAGCCGATCGGCTCGGACAAAGCGCAGGGAAAAACAACCTACGTCGACCACCTCGGGCTCGACGGTGCGCGCAACTACCTCAAAGAATTGCTCGACACCGCGCTACTGGCCCTGGCCGATTTTGACGCCAAGGCCGATGCGCTGCGCGCCCTCGCCCGCTTTATCGTCGAGCGAGCGTACTAA
- a CDS encoding radical SAM protein, translated as MHLALAYLGRESVPLEYLSAAAKRAGHRVSFAYDPGAFSDNDNVYHNAWLERRFARIDLLEQKLRRDPPDAILFFVYSNTFQWGLELARRVRRDRPVPTIFAGLHATMAPAAVLREPEVDYVIVGEGEETLPELLDCLAASQSPAEVRGIQYREDGEARATPMRPPLDLETLPLPDKELFADEFNMADDYVILCGRGCPCSCTYCREGTIRRLYGKGYFRRRRIDSIIHELETMRARHGFGRVMIDDPILFTPKAWTLELLDAYRSRVNLPFRCYGQVGHFDEEIGRALLDAGCYGLEFGLQTANEEIRLNILGRDDSDEQMRRALEICDRIGLRYDLDHMFGLPGETEQDFIDAARLYADARRLNRVKVHMLAYFPGAPIVQTAERMGVIGPEVSAAIERGEVGDICREPGANDEQTRRFMREWKTFYKVMPLLGRRLGRAFIDRGWHRWFGRLPFPVEILLQLLVALRGRDQRFVVYIKYLWFRLRRHRQVRREARAMGWS; from the coding sequence ATGCATCTGGCGCTGGCGTATCTCGGACGCGAAAGCGTCCCCCTCGAATATCTCTCGGCGGCGGCCAAACGAGCCGGCCATCGCGTGAGCTTTGCCTACGACCCCGGCGCGTTCTCCGACAACGACAACGTGTACCACAACGCGTGGCTCGAACGCCGCTTCGCCCGCATCGACCTGCTCGAACAAAAGCTGCGACGCGATCCGCCCGACGCCATCTTGTTCTTCGTCTACTCCAACACCTTCCAGTGGGGTCTCGAACTGGCGCGACGCGTGCGACGCGACCGCCCGGTGCCGACGATTTTCGCCGGCCTGCACGCCACCATGGCGCCGGCGGCGGTGCTGCGCGAACCCGAGGTGGATTACGTCATCGTCGGCGAGGGGGAAGAAACTCTGCCGGAGTTGCTCGACTGCCTCGCCGCGTCGCAGTCGCCCGCCGAAGTGCGCGGCATTCAATACCGGGAGGACGGCGAAGCGCGCGCCACGCCGATGCGTCCACCGCTCGACCTGGAAACCCTGCCGCTGCCGGATAAGGAATTGTTCGCCGACGAATTCAACATGGCCGACGACTACGTCATCCTCTGCGGGCGGGGTTGTCCGTGTTCCTGCACGTATTGCCGCGAGGGCACGATTCGCCGCCTGTACGGTAAGGGATACTTTCGCCGGCGGCGCATCGATTCGATCATCCATGAGCTGGAGACCATGCGCGCGCGCCACGGCTTCGGGCGCGTGATGATCGACGACCCCATTCTCTTCACGCCCAAAGCGTGGACCCTCGAATTGCTCGACGCTTATCGGAGCCGCGTCAACCTGCCGTTTCGCTGCTACGGGCAGGTCGGACACTTCGACGAAGAGATCGGCCGCGCCCTGCTCGACGCCGGTTGTTACGGGCTCGAATTCGGTTTGCAGACGGCGAACGAAGAAATTCGCCTCAACATCCTGGGCCGCGACGACAGCGATGAACAGATGCGCCGCGCGCTGGAAATCTGCGACCGCATCGGCCTGCGTTACGACCTGGACCACATGTTCGGTCTGCCCGGCGAAACCGAACAGGATTTCATCGACGCCGCCCGCCTGTACGCCGATGCCCGCCGCCTCAACCGCGTCAAGGTGCACATGCTCGCCTACTTTCCCGGCGCGCCGATCGTCCAGACCGCCGAACGAATGGGCGTCATCGGCCCCGAAGTGAGCGCAGCCATCGAACGCGGCGAGGTAGGCGATATCTGCCGCGAGCCCGGCGCAAACGACGAGCAAACCCGGCGCTTCATGCGCGAGTGGAAAACCTTCTACAAAGTCATGCCGCTGCTGGGGCGACGCCTCGGCCGCGCGTTTATCGATCGCGGTTGGCACCGCTGGTTCGGTCGCCTGCCCTTCCCGGTGGAGATTCTCCTGCAACTTCTCGTGGCGCTGCGCGGTCGCGACCAACGCTTCGTCGTGTACATCAAATACCTTTGGTTCCGCCTGCGCCGTCACCGGCAGGTGCGCCGCGAAGCACGCGCGATGGGCTGGTCATGA
- a CDS encoding CAP domain-containing protein: MGDTSRRFASRDTGWASTGPKLRNPLLAILLLSLVFSTACQARQQPTPEATMFNQRIAGFSYNDGENTVRQLVARWAALAGRATPQLDSGLTVVCRRLAERMKAGGANSISQIDNQIVQDEMIRAGVSDAAIRTQMASVPTLDALDQVLKDAIQRELGEGRYTHFGVGVAKQFFPRGYYVMLLFTRRPITLDPFPRQVADGERVELAGTLLDGLKTPRAYLSKPSGNVHDVLLNINKDGSFCTHVFFNEGSGEYRVEISGESSLGPEIVALMPVQVGEYEKPKTPDVLPLAKTAEQARNMVFQYVNKARRDAGLPSLKRNVGLERIAQSHAVEMSKLRYAAHRSPTTGMISDRANKAGIKWQRIGENVALNQSALAAHISLMESPAHRANVLNPHFTHLGIGVVFADDGHGHRLVYLVENYMTER; encoded by the coding sequence ATGGGTGATACTTCGCGCCGGTTCGCCAGTCGCGACACAGGCTGGGCATCTACCGGCCCGAAGCTCCGCAACCCACTGCTCGCGATTTTGCTGCTCTCCCTTGTGTTCTCCACGGCGTGCCAAGCCAGACAGCAACCGACTCCGGAAGCGACGATGTTCAATCAACGCATCGCGGGGTTCTCCTACAACGACGGGGAGAATACGGTTCGCCAGTTGGTAGCGCGTTGGGCCGCGTTGGCCGGTCGCGCCACGCCGCAACTCGATTCGGGATTGACCGTCGTTTGTCGCCGTCTGGCCGAGCGCATGAAAGCCGGGGGCGCTAATTCCATCTCGCAAATCGACAATCAGATCGTGCAGGACGAGATGATCCGCGCCGGGGTTTCTGACGCGGCGATTCGTACGCAGATGGCGTCGGTGCCGACGCTTGACGCGCTGGACCAAGTGTTGAAAGACGCCATTCAGCGCGAATTGGGTGAAGGGCGTTACACACATTTCGGCGTCGGCGTCGCCAAGCAGTTTTTTCCGCGCGGCTACTACGTCATGCTGTTGTTCACGCGGCGGCCGATCACGCTGGATCCATTCCCGCGACAAGTGGCCGACGGCGAACGCGTGGAACTTGCCGGCACCCTGCTGGACGGGCTCAAAACCCCGCGGGCGTATCTGTCCAAGCCTTCGGGAAACGTGCACGACGTGCTGCTCAACATCAACAAAGACGGTTCCTTCTGCACACACGTTTTCTTCAACGAAGGTTCCGGCGAATACCGCGTGGAGATTTCGGGGGAAAGTTCGCTGGGACCGGAAATCGTCGCGCTGATGCCCGTGCAAGTCGGCGAGTATGAAAAACCGAAAACGCCCGACGTGCTGCCCTTGGCCAAAACTGCCGAGCAAGCCCGCAACATGGTGTTCCAATACGTCAACAAAGCGCGACGCGACGCCGGTTTGCCGTCGCTTAAACGTAACGTCGGGTTGGAGCGCATCGCCCAATCCCACGCCGTCGAAATGAGCAAGCTGCGTTACGCCGCTCACCGCAGCCCGACCACCGGCATGATCTCCGACCGGGCCAATAAAGCCGGTATCAAATGGCAACGCATCGGCGAGAACGTGGCACTGAATCAATCCGCGCTCGCCGCTCACATCAGCCTGATGGAATCACCGGCCCACCGCGCCAACGTCTTGAATCCCCACTTCACGCACTTGGGCATCGGCGTCGTCTTCGCCGACGACGGCCACGGCCATCGTCTCGTGTACCTTGTCGAAAACTACATGACCGAGCGGTAA
- the mltG gene encoding endolytic transglycosylase MltG, with the protein MERRRTSQSRARAPEQRSTAGDGTPGRLLLTVLLLICATVLAAAVGFLLFVLREAPGEPGDPPVTVIIERGWGLTRIARTLEDAEVIADYRGFILVAKQYGVANRLRAGEYAISRGLPLRDVLDQIANGRTVLHRFTVLPGETAFTVAAKLQRAGLDEKNAADNLVTDPVFCKRLGVPARRLEGYLYPETYTYQRGANANELLTMMVEQFFKVWNEKFAARTLEQKMTVHDVVTLASIVEKETAYDPERPKIARAFLNRLRIGMRLQADPTVIYSLGRHFNGNLSHAHLRQDHPYNTYTRKGLPPGPIANPGAESMEAVLWPAEGKWKYFVSTNRGHHVFSETYKQHVNAVNKYQR; encoded by the coding sequence TTGGAACGCAGACGGACCAGCCAGAGCCGGGCGCGAGCCCCGGAGCAGCGGTCGACTGCCGGCGACGGCACACCCGGACGTTTGTTGCTGACAGTCTTGCTGTTGATTTGCGCCACGGTCCTCGCCGCGGCGGTCGGCTTTCTGCTATTCGTACTCCGCGAAGCTCCCGGCGAGCCCGGCGACCCGCCGGTGACCGTCATTATCGAACGCGGTTGGGGCCTCACGCGTATTGCCCGCACCTTGGAAGATGCCGAAGTCATCGCCGATTACCGTGGTTTTATCCTCGTGGCGAAGCAATATGGCGTGGCGAACAGGTTGCGGGCCGGCGAGTACGCGATCAGCCGCGGACTGCCCCTCCGCGACGTGTTGGACCAAATCGCCAACGGCCGCACGGTGTTGCATCGCTTCACCGTGTTGCCCGGTGAGACGGCGTTTACCGTGGCCGCCAAATTGCAGCGGGCCGGCCTGGACGAGAAAAACGCGGCCGACAACCTGGTTACCGATCCGGTTTTTTGCAAGCGGTTAGGCGTGCCGGCGCGGCGCCTGGAAGGGTATCTTTACCCGGAGACCTACACCTACCAACGCGGCGCCAACGCTAACGAATTGCTCACGATGATGGTGGAGCAGTTTTTCAAGGTGTGGAACGAGAAATTCGCGGCCCGCACGCTGGAACAGAAAATGACCGTTCACGACGTGGTCACGCTGGCCAGCATCGTGGAAAAGGAAACCGCCTACGATCCCGAGCGGCCGAAAATCGCCCGCGCCTTTCTCAATCGCCTGCGGATCGGGATGCGCCTCCAAGCCGATCCGACGGTCATCTACTCCCTGGGAAGGCATTTCAACGGCAATTTGAGTCACGCGCATTTGCGGCAGGATCATCCGTACAACACTTACACGCGCAAAGGCCTGCCGCCCGGCCCCATCGCCAATCCCGGCGCCGAAAGCATGGAAGCGGTGCTGTGGCCCGCCGAGGGCAAATGGAAGTACTTCGTTTCCACCAATCGCGGGCATCACGTTTTCTCCGAGACTTACAAACAGCACGTGAATGCGGTAAACAAATACCAACGATGA